Within Mycobacterium heckeshornense, the genomic segment GCGACCAGTTGCGGTCGCATTGCGCCGAGCTGACACCGGGCGTCGCGATCATCACGGCGGCCGTCGGTGCCAACATGAGCGCGACAACAGCGGCGAGGCGACGGACGAACCACCTCATCGCAATCCTCCTTGGCGGACCCGAGCTCGGACGGTTCCAGCTTATGCGCGCAGTCAGGCCACAACGAGGATTTTCGTCGGCGGCCACGGCATCCTCGCGTCTTGGTGGACGCTAGTCTCAAGCACGTGCCGATGCGCTCGGCTACCCGACAGCGGTGATGTCAACGGCTCTGCGTTAGCGCCGCGGTATGCCGGAGCGGGCAAGCACAAAGCGAGTGCCGCACGGGGCGGTAGCTCAGTTGGTTAGAGCCGCGGACTCATAATCCGTTGGTCGCGGGTTCGAGCCCCGCCCGCCCCACCGTAAAAGCGGTGGTCAGGGCCTATGTGTGACAGTTAGCTCAGCTAAGTAGGGTGCGATTTACCGGCGTCGTTCCGGCGCGTGGCGCGGCACGTGCGGTGCTAGGGCGGTGCTGTTTTAGTCGCTGACTTTCGGCGTGCCTGAGCGGATTTCGCGTGGTGGTCGACGAGAGTCTGATGTGTGGCTTTGGGACGGGAGAATCGGCAGGGCCGGTTCGATGACGTGATGCTGCTGGTGGGTGATCAGCTGCCGGCGGGCAGCACTTCACGTGCGAAGCCGTGGGTCGTGACGGACCAGAATTCGCCGTTGGTGGCCGAGTGCGTCCACGCCACAGGATGAGCATGGCGTGCCACCTGCCACACCGTGAACCGGTCGGGCGCGGCGTGAAAGGCGGGCGCGGCCGGGTCGACGGCTGTGATGTCAGGCTGCCAGACGGGCGAGCGCTCGTTAGGCCCACCGAACGGGTAGTCGGGCACATTCCGCTGGTTCACTGAACGCCTCGTTTTTCAAACTGCTTTCCCACCGGCGTCGGCGGGATTACCGATCAGCGACGACCAAGTCTGTCCCGAACCATCTCGGTGAGAAAACGCCTCGTCGGCACCGGACGGAACGCGCGAGCCGCTTCGGTGAGCGCGTCGCGCGAATCCGCGCTCAGCTCGATGTCCGCGGCGGCGACGTTGAACTCGAGCTGCTCGACGCTGGACGCTCCCGGGATCGCGACAACGCCGGGCAGGCTGATCAGCCAGGCCAGCGCCACCTGTGCCGGCTTGGCGTCGACCGCATTGGCGACCTCGCGCAGCGTCTGCAGCAGTGGCTCGATCCGGCGCAAGTTCTCGGTGCCGAAGAGCGGATTGATCGCACGCACACCACCTGGCCGGTTGTCGACGCCATACTTGCCCCCCAATAGTCCCTGCGCCAATGGGCTATATGCGATCACGAGACGCTTCTCGCGCTGCGCAAACGGAACCAGGTCGTCGAGCGGCGCGGGATGCGCGAGCGAGAAATGGACCTGGTTGCTGATCACCGGGCGGCCCAGCGCGGCGTCGGCCTTCTGCCAACGCGACAACGAGTAGTTCGAAACCCCGGCCGCGCCGATGGCGCCGCGGTCGAGCAAGTCGCGCATCCCCGGCATGATCACCGAATCGGGGAAGACCGGGTTGGGCTGGTGAACCTGGTAGAGCGGGATGCGCTCCAGCCGCAGCCGTCGCGCGCTGGCGCGCTCGCGCTGCTTGACCACGGCGGGAAAAGGCACGATCGGCATGATCTTGCTGGCCACCACGACCTCGGCCCGCCGATCCCCGAGTGCCTCGCCGAGAATCCGCTCGCTCTTACCCAACCCGTAGATCTCGGCGGTATCAAACAGGGTGACCCCTAAGGCGAGTGCGCGCCGAACGATATCACGAGCCGCGCCGGAGGCGTAGCGGTCACCGTAACCCCACTCGAACGATCCGAACTGCCAGGTCCCCAGCCCGATGCGGCTGACCTTCCCGATTCCGTCGACGTCCAGATACTTCATACGATCCACCGTACTGAGCCCACCCGGTGGCCGATACGCTGTGGGCTGCAGTGACCGCGTTACAAGGAAGGGCAAAAATGTCAAGGACCGTGGTGATCGGCGCCTCCAGTGGGCTCGGGCGCTGCATCGGTGTCGGGCTCGCCCAGCGCGGCGCCCGTGTCGCGCTGCTTGCCCGGCGCCGAGAGCGCATCGAAGCCGCGGCGAAGGAGGCGGGGTCCGGCGCCGTCGCCGTCGAGTGCGATGTCACCGATGAGTCCTCATGTCGATCGGCCATCAGCGCTGCGGCCGACGCGCTGGGCGGCATCGACCACCTCATTTACGCACCCGCCGTCGGGCCGCTGGTCCGCATGATCGATACCGACGCCAAAACGTGGCGGCGGGTCTTCGATACCAACGTCATCGGCGCTGCGCTGGCGACGGCCGCTGCGGTACCGCACCTGACGGCCTCGACGGGCAAGGTGGTGTATCTCTCTTCTGACGCAGGCACTTTCGGCCCGCCGTGGCCGGGCCTCGGCGCGTACGGTGTCAGCAAGGCGGCTTTGGAGAGGCTCGTCGAGGCCTGGCGGGCCGAACACCCGGATATCGGTTTTACCTGTCTGGTCGTCGGTGAGTGCGCGGGCGGCGAGGGCGACGCGGCGACGGGAATGACCGTCGGGTGGGACCCCGAGCTTGCCAAACAGGCTTACCCGCTTTGGTTGTCGCGCGGATGCATGCCCGGAAAGCTGATGCCGGTCAAGGACCTCGTCGAGGTCGTGGATACGATTCTGCGCACCGATGCCTCGACGTCGATGCCGCTTGTCGTCGCGAGAGGCGCGCCAGCTAACGGCCCGGCGTTTTCGGATTCCGGTCGGCCCTAGGAGATTTCATGGTCGAGCTGCATGTGGAGCGGACAATTGCCGCACCTCCCGAGAAGGTGTTCGACTGGCTGGCGGACCCGGCCAGTCTTACGGCCGCTCCGTTGGTCCTCAAGGCTAGCTGGGCGCACGGTGCGTCGGGGCCAGCAGTGGGGGCGCTGCGCGAAGTGATCGGGGTCGGCAACTGGTTCCGCGAAGAGATCACGGCCTACGACAGGCCCCGCACTTACTCCTATCTCATCGTCCGCTCGTTCCCGCCGTTCGATCACGAAGGCGGCACACTGACCTTCACTCCGGCCGGGGCCGGCACCCACGTCGACTGGCTGACCAACTACACCCATCCGCTGCGCACGGGGGGAAAGTTCATGGAGGCGGTCACCCGCCCGCTGCTGCGCTCGAGTTTCCTTGCGATCCTTGCGGCTTGCGCGAAGAAACTCGAAACCTGACGCCTTGCTGCCGGTAGACGACCCGGTGAACTGGGTCGATAACCTGACTATGACGTCGATTTGCTGTGGCTTCAGCGTCACCGAAGTGACCGGCTGGGGTGGGGGCCTAGTTGTTTGTGGGTGGGGGTTGTGGTTGGAAGGGTTCGTACCACCACCAGTTGGCGCGTTCGCCGGTGGGCCCTCGGCAGGGTGGGGCGGCCGGCGGGGGACGGTTGGGTGTTCGGGCCAGCGATCCGGCGCGAAGCCGCCGGCCGGTGCTGTCGGTGACGATGAGATTGTCGGCGGATCCGGTGATGGTGATCACCCCGCGGTGGTGTAGCCGATGGTGGTACGGGCAGACCAGCACCAGGTTGGCCAATTCGGTGGCGCCGCCGTCTTCCCAGTGCCGGATGTGGTGGGCGTGCAGCCCGCGGGTGGCCCCGCAGCCGGGAACCGCGCACGTTGGGTGGCGGTGCTCGAGGGCGCGACGCAGCCGCCGGCCGACTACCCGGGTGGCGCGCCCGGCGCCGATGGGCTGCCCATGGCGTTGAAACCACACTTCACGGGTGGCATCACAGGTCAAATATTTCCGGTCGGCCTCAGATAGCAGTGGACCCAGATGCAGCGCCGCGGCGCGCTGGGCCACGTCGAGGTGCACCACCACCGTGGTGTGCTGCCCGTGGGGCCGGCGGGTGGCCTCGGCGTCCCATCCGGTCTCGACCAGCCGCAGAAACGCCTCCAGCGTGCTTGGCACCGGCGGGCGATTCGCTAAGGCGCGCCCACCATTGTCGTGGTCGCGCTTCCACTCGGCGACCAGCGCATCACGATGCGCCGCCAGGGCCGCATCGAACGTGGCCGCCTCGTGGTGGGGAAGGGTGATCCGCCAGCAGGTGGACTGCTCGCCGCTGGTCTTGGTGATCGAACGCGGCGCTAGCCGCTGCGGCTCAGGTTCGGGGCGCGGTTCGAGCCGCACCGCGGTGCGCAACTGGTTGACCGTGGCCACCGCCGCCAGCGCCGCGTAATGCTCATCGGAGCCCGCGGCAGCCCCCGCGGCGATCACCCCAAGCTGATCCAGCGACAGCTGGCCTGCGACCAGGCCCGCCGCGCAGCGGGGAAACTCTTCTAGCCGGCGCGCCATGGTGGTCACGGTGTGGGCAGTGGCCGACGAGGCGCCCAGCTTCCAGGCCACCAACGCCGCCACCGAACGCGCACCCGTGCCACCCCACAACTCGTCGCGGTCCAGCTCGGCGACGATCTGCACAATGCGCCCATCAATCGCGTTGCGCTGACCGGCCAACACCGCCAACTCCTCAAACAACACCTCGACCCGCTCGGCAGGACTCAACCCGGTGGCAGCAGGCGCTGCGGTCGACGACATACCGTCATCATCACAGCCGGGTCTGACAAAACTCGGCTGCCGATCCACACCGGGACGGGCCGTCATCGTCTGCTACACGGCACAGCCTCAGTGGTCGCCAAAACCACCGCGGCTCGCGTCGAAGGCGGTCGTCACCACTTGGCTAGAACAGCCCGGGTCTGACCCCGTATTTAGTGCGCAGATCCCGGCACTCCAAACCGAAAACAACGGGTCGACACCCGGCGATTACCGCGACCCAACGGCCGTCACCGCCTGATCGGAGATCGACGACCCATTCGGCCTGTGAGTTTGACTGCGGCAGTGCGCTTTTGGGCTAGGCAGCCTTACAGTCCGCCCAGGTCGTCGGGCACGTCGACGGCATGCTCACGCAGTGCCTCCAAGGGCACCACGTCGAGGGTGCGCTCGTGGGTGCAAGCCAGCACCACTGGTGCGGCGCAGCCGTCGTGATAGGCCAGCAGCCAGTTCCTGGCAGTGACGCACCAGCGGTCACCGGGTGTGAGGCCCGGAAACCTGTACTCGGGCCGCGGCGTCACCAGGTCGTTGCCGATCGAGCGCTGGTGTTGCAGGAACTCAGCAGTCACCACAGCGCAGATCGTATGCAGGCCAAGGTCTTCCGGCCCGGTGGAGCAGCAGCCGTCGCGGTAGAAGCCGGTGAGCGGATCGGTGCCGCAGGGTTGCAGCGGACCGCCGAGCACGTTGCGTTCAGGCATCGACCCCAGTATCCACTGCGCCGGGCGCGCGGTGGACGGGCTAGGCGGGAAGCCCGTTCTTGATGGCGGCGTCCTGTTTTTGCCCCACATCGGAGACGAACTCCGGCGGAGCGGGTACGCCGGTGGGACCGTCGAATTCGAGCGTGACGAACGCCTTGCCCTCGGTGAACAGCAACACCGTCACTCCCTTGGACTTATCCGGCAGGTCCCCTGAGATCGTGACGCCGCCGGTGCCCACGGTGGCTTTGACCGGCGTTCCGGTAATGGGACCCGGCGGTGTGGCCTTGGTTGCGTTGAGCGCCCCGGCCGCAGCGGCGGGGTCGGGCAGGATCTCGATGGTGTCGTGGATGACGTGGCTGCCGTCGTCGTCGGTGAACGTCGTCGCCGCACCGGGTTTGCCGTTGGGGTTCTGGATTGGTGGGCCGGCCTTGAAGGTCACCGGCGCGTTGATATCTGCGGCGCGGATCAGAAGCCTGGTGTAGTCGCCCGGCTGCTGTGTCGTCGAGGGGCGGGTGGCGCTGCTGGATGCGACTGGTCCCGACGTGGGCGGCTTGGAGCGTGAATGGCTGCCGCAGCCCGCGACCGATGCTCCCACCACCACCGCCGCCGTGGTAAGTCCTGCGATTGCCACCTGTGAAGTCCTCATTGCCGGGCAACTATAGCCGAACTCGCACGACGGCATCGGTGTTCGGGCCTTGCAAATCGCCGTCGCCTAAGCCATCCGCCGCAACGGGCGGGCGATATACACGAATTAGACTGTGCACCAATCTGTTACGGACGATCACTCGGAGTCGGCAGCATCAAGAAGTGCCACCTCCTCGAGATCCATCTGCGCTTGCAGTTCGCGCAGGACGATATCGTCGATGCGGTTTTGGTCACGCAGCTCGGTGACGGCCCGGCGCTGGTATTCGAGCACACCCAGGCGCACCCGCCGAACCAGATCGTGCTGCTCGGCGGCGGATTTGCCGGCCGGACCGTCGGGATTGGCTGTGGCGAGTGCGGCGTGTTCTTCGTATTCCTTCTCCAGCCGGCTCAGCAGCTGCGGGCTGACGCCGACTTCATCGGCCACCCTGGGCAACGCGTCCAGGGCTGCCTCAGCGCTGCGGCTACGGGCCAGCTGCATTTCGCCGGCATGCGCCACGTCCTCAGGCATCCGGGCCCAGCGCACGACGAGGGGCAGCGTGCTGCCTTGCACCAACACCGTTACCAAGATCACGGCGGACACGACGAAGATGATCAGGCTGCGGTCGGCAAACGGTGCGCCGCTGCGGGTGGTCAGCGGTACGGCCAGCGCCGCGGCAAGCGAGACCGCACCGCGGAATCCCGCCCAGCTGGACACCGTGCGCTGGCGCCAGTCGACGCGACGAGCGCGCTGCACCGCACGCCGGTCCACCGCGCGAATCACCACCGTGGTGATTTCCATCCACGCAAACCGGGTCACGACGACGACGCCGGTCACCGCCAGTGCCACCAACGCAGCATGACGGAGCCCGCCGTCGGCGCCCGCGATGCCGCGCACCGCACCGGGGATCTGGACACCGACGAACACCCACAGCGAGCCGTTGATCAGGAAAGTCGACAGGTCCCAGAATGCGAAAGCCTGCAGCCGAGAGCGGGCCCTGATCACCCGCGGCCCGACGTAACTGAGCACCAGGGCGGCCACCAGCACCGCAACCACACCGCTGCAGCCGATCGTCTGGGCGAGCAGAAACGCCGCGAATGGCGTAAAAATGCTCAGCGCGCCCTCCTCCAGCGGCGCGTCAAGCCGGTGGCGCAGCAGCGTCACCACCAGGCCGACCGCCAGCCCCGCGACGATGCCGCCGAGATACGAGCCGACGAAACGGCCGACCAGGGCGGCCGGGCCGATCGCAGGGCTGCCGGTCGCGACGGCGACGGTCACCGCAAACAGCACCAGCGCCGTCCCGTCGTTGATGATGCTCTCGGCGCGCAGCACCGTCAGCGGCCGGCGCGGCAACCGTTTGGCCAGGCCCGCCACGGCGGCAGCGTCGGTTGGCGAGAGCACGGCGCCGAGCACTGCCGCAGCATGTGACTCCATTCCCATCGCGCGCGCGGTCCACGACACCGCGACCGCGGTGGCAATCACCAGGCCGACGCTGATCAGCACGATCACCCGCATGTTCGCGCGGATCTCGCGGAAGCTGGTGTTCATGCTCTCCCAGTACAGGATCGCGGGCAAAAACAGCAGCAGCACGAGCTCCCCGTCGAGATGTGTCCGACCGAACCGCGGAATCAGCCCCAGCAGGGCGCCCAGCAGGATGAGCAGCACCGGCGGGCCGACCCGGTAGCGCTTGCCCAGGACCGTCCCCACGATGACGGTGGCAACCAGCGCGACGATGACGACAAGCCCGAACACCAGCACATCATCCGGTACGCGGCCTGCGCACCAGCGGCGGCCCCTCGGCGCCGATCACCACGGGCGCGGCGTTGCCCGCGACGATCCGGGAGTGAAGGTGACCGGGAGCCTGCCCAGCCCGGTCATGCTCGGGTTGCCGAGATATTCATAGACACCGCCGGCGTCGACCCGATAGTCCGGGATGCGGTCGAGCACCACCCTGAGCATCACCTCGAACATCACGCGCGCCAGATGCGATCCGATGCAGCGATGCGGCCCGAGCCCGAAGGCCACATGGCGATTGGGCGAACGGTCCAGAACAACTTCGTCGGGACGTTCGAATTCATGCTCGTCGTGGTTAGCGGCCAGCCAGCTGATGATGACGCGGTCGTTGCGCCGAAGCCGTTGTCCGCCAAGGACGATATCGCGCGTCACCGTCCGGCTCAGTTGCTGATTCACCGAAAAGTAGCGCAAAAACTCGTCCACTCCGGTGCGGTAGAGGTCCGGGCGCTCGATGAGTTGTCGACGCAAAGCGGGATGGGTGCCCAGGTGCAGCAGGCTCAGCGCGGTCAGCGACGTCGTGGTGTCGACGCCGCCGCCGATGAGATTCCAGAGAATGTCGAGCACCTGGGCGTCGTCGAGGCGCTTGCCGTCGAATTCGAACCGAACCAGAAAGCTGGTCAGATCGTCGCGCGGGTCGGCTCGCCGGGCCGCCGCGAACTTCAGCAGCCCGTCCATCATTGCCGGGACGTCGGCGACGGCGGCGGCGTATTCGGCGCTGTCCTGGCTCACGGCCATGACGGAGTGAAACAGGTTGGCATAGCGCCGCCAGTTGTCGTAGGGCAGGCCCATCAACCTCATGGTCAGGATGGCCGGCACCGGGCTGGCGTAGTCGAGCACCAAGTCCATCTGCCCGTCCCCGACGTGCTGGTCGAGGAACCAGTGTGCTGACTGCTGCATGAACGGCCGCATCCGCTCGACCGCCCCGGGCGAAAAGAACGGAGCGAGCGCGCGCCGCAACGCCTGGTGATAAGGGCCGTCGACCTCACCGATGCCCAGCGCCGGCTGGCCCTCGGGACGCGGCACACCCATCTCGCCCTGGTAATCGATGCCGTCGGCGGCGTTCGGCTCGTATTTGTGGGCGAATGTGTCACCGTCCCGGGCGATCTGCGCGACCGCATCGTAGCTGGTGACGAACCAGAATCCGCCGTAGTTCTCGTTCCAGGCGACCGGACAGCGGCGCCGAAGCTCGGCGTTGATCTGCCGTTCGTTGAGGTTGAACTCGTCGGAGTGATGATCGAAGTCGACGACCACCTCGGCACTGATATCAGGACGGGCGGTCATCGGAAAGACCTCCAGCGCAAGGAAACTGGTGAAAGGCCACCCCGCGGGTTGCGACGTGGCTAAGCTTTGAAGTCTATTACGCTATCTTTGCGATTTTACGCGTTTCGACGTACACGGGAGCAGGCGTGGCCTCCGGGAACGGCAGCACCGATCGGCCGGCCGCAGCGACGATCGGCGGCCAGGCGATTCCGGATCAGCCGGATCTTGCCCGCATGCGCGCGCAGCGCTGGCAGCGGTTGCAGCACGAGCTCACGACACGCGACCTCGACGGCTTGGTGCTGCTCGGGTCCAGCGCGGTCACCTATGCCACGGGCGCCGAGATGCCCGGTCACGACGGTGACCGTGCCGCACTGTTTCGCGCGGTCGCAGTGGCGGTCGCCGGTGACGCGGCGCCGCACCTGTACACCTGTTACGACGACGGGGCACCGGCCGACCTGCCCGACGACCACCTGCACGGCCCGCTGTTCCCGGATCTTGACGACGGTGTCGACCAGCTGGCCGAGGCGCTCGGCGAGCATTTCGCGTCCGGTGCGCGGATCGGGATCGACCATCAAACCCACGCGATGCGCCGGGGCGTGCCGGGCTTCGAGTGGGTCGACGCAGCCGACGTGATCGCCGCGGCCAAGGTCATCAAGACACCGGACGAGGTGGCCTGCATCCGCTACGCCCAGCACCTCAACGAGCTTGCCATGGTCGATGCGTTGCGAGCCCTGCGTCCGGGCGTGCGGCAGATCGATTTAAGTGCAACGTTTCTGCGCCGGGCCTTCGAGCTTGGCGCTTCCGCCGGCGGGATCGACCCGATCTGGCAGGTGATGGCCCCGACCCGCGAGTGCGGTCCCTGGACCGTGCACGGCGATCTGGCCTACCCGACCGTCACCACCGACCGGTTCTTGCGCGACGGCGACGTCATCTGGGTCGACGCCGGAATCACCTGGCAGGGTTACGTCTCCGATTACGGCCGGACGTGGCTCGTCGGCGCAAAGCCAAACAATCGCCAGCACAACCAGTTTCGTCGCTGGCGAATCGTGGCCGATGCCGTGCTGGGCATTCTCAAGCCCGGCGTTTCGGCGCTGCAGCTATGCTACGCTGCTACCGAAGCCAATGACGGCGTCCGGCCGTGGATCGAGCATTTCTATCTGGCTCACGGCGTCGGTACCGAAAGCGCCGAAATGCCCTTGATTGGTACTGATTTCGGCGAGCAATTCGATCGGCAGCTCATCATGCAACCCGGAATGGTGGTGGTGCTCGAGCCAGTCATCTGGGACGAGGGGGCAGCTGGATATCGCGCGGAAGACATTGTCGCCGTGACCGATAACGGCTGGGTGAAGCTGAGTGGCTCAGCCTACGATCCGTATGGGCTTGAAGCATGAGCCCGGTGCCCCGCGACCGCGGCGTGCTCATCGGCGCGATGGGTTTGGAAGACGATGCTCGGGTCGACTTTGCCCGGCTGCGTGCACAGCGACGCGCAAAGGTGTTCGCCGGCA encodes:
- a CDS encoding aldo/keto reductase is translated as MKYLDVDGIGKVSRIGLGTWQFGSFEWGYGDRYASGAARDIVRRALALGVTLFDTAEIYGLGKSERILGEALGDRRAEVVVASKIMPIVPFPAVVKQRERASARRLRLERIPLYQVHQPNPVFPDSVIMPGMRDLLDRGAIGAAGVSNYSLSRWQKADAALGRPVISNQVHFSLAHPAPLDDLVPFAQREKRLVIAYSPLAQGLLGGKYGVDNRPGGVRAINPLFGTENLRRIEPLLQTLREVANAVDAKPAQVALAWLISLPGVVAIPGASSVEQLEFNVAAADIELSADSRDALTEAARAFRPVPTRRFLTEMVRDRLGRR
- a CDS encoding M24 family metallopeptidase; this encodes MASGNGSTDRPAAATIGGQAIPDQPDLARMRAQRWQRLQHELTTRDLDGLVLLGSSAVTYATGAEMPGHDGDRAALFRAVAVAVAGDAAPHLYTCYDDGAPADLPDDHLHGPLFPDLDDGVDQLAEALGEHFASGARIGIDHQTHAMRRGVPGFEWVDAADVIAAAKVIKTPDEVACIRYAQHLNELAMVDALRALRPGVRQIDLSATFLRRAFELGASAGGIDPIWQVMAPTRECGPWTVHGDLAYPTVTTDRFLRDGDVIWVDAGITWQGYVSDYGRTWLVGAKPNNRQHNQFRRWRIVADAVLGILKPGVSALQLCYAATEANDGVRPWIEHFYLAHGVGTESAEMPLIGTDFGEQFDRQLIMQPGMVVVLEPVIWDEGAAGYRAEDIVAVTDNGWVKLSGSAYDPYGLEA
- a CDS encoding SDR family oxidoreductase translates to MVIGASSGLGRCIGVGLAQRGARVALLARRRERIEAAAKEAGSGAVAVECDVTDESSCRSAISAAADALGGIDHLIYAPAVGPLVRMIDTDAKTWRRVFDTNVIGAALATAAAVPHLTASTGKVVYLSSDAGTFGPPWPGLGAYGVSKAALERLVEAWRAEHPDIGFTCLVVGECAGGEGDAATGMTVGWDPELAKQAYPLWLSRGCMPGKLMPVKDLVEVVDTILRTDASTSMPLVVARGAPANGPAFSDSGRP
- a CDS encoding DUF2237 family protein; the protein is MPERNVLGGPLQPCGTDPLTGFYRDGCCSTGPEDLGLHTICAVVTAEFLQHQRSIGNDLVTPRPEYRFPGLTPGDRWCVTARNWLLAYHDGCAAPVVLACTHERTLDVVPLEALREHAVDVPDDLGGL
- a CDS encoding cytochrome P450, with the protein product MTARPDISAEVVVDFDHHSDEFNLNERQINAELRRRCPVAWNENYGGFWFVTSYDAVAQIARDGDTFAHKYEPNAADGIDYQGEMGVPRPEGQPALGIGEVDGPYHQALRRALAPFFSPGAVERMRPFMQQSAHWFLDQHVGDGQMDLVLDYASPVPAILTMRLMGLPYDNWRRYANLFHSVMAVSQDSAEYAAAVADVPAMMDGLLKFAAARRADPRDDLTSFLVRFEFDGKRLDDAQVLDILWNLIGGGVDTTTSLTALSLLHLGTHPALRRQLIERPDLYRTGVDEFLRYFSVNQQLSRTVTRDIVLGGQRLRRNDRVIISWLAANHDEHEFERPDEVVLDRSPNRHVAFGLGPHRCIGSHLARVMFEVMLRVVLDRIPDYRVDAGGVYEYLGNPSMTGLGRLPVTFTPGSSRATPRPW
- a CDS encoding SRPBCC family protein, producing MVELHVERTIAAPPEKVFDWLADPASLTAAPLVLKASWAHGASGPAVGALREVIGVGNWFREEITAYDRPRTYSYLIVRSFPPFDHEGGTLTFTPAGAGTHVDWLTNYTHPLRTGGKFMEAVTRPLLRSSFLAILAACAKKLET
- a CDS encoding HNH endonuclease signature motif containing protein — its product is MSSTAAPAATGLSPAERVEVLFEELAVLAGQRNAIDGRIVQIVAELDRDELWGGTGARSVAALVAWKLGASSATAHTVTTMARRLEEFPRCAAGLVAGQLSLDQLGVIAAGAAAGSDEHYAALAAVATVNQLRTAVRLEPRPEPEPQRLAPRSITKTSGEQSTCWRITLPHHEAATFDAALAAHRDALVAEWKRDHDNGGRALANRPPVPSTLEAFLRLVETGWDAEATRRPHGQHTTVVVHLDVAQRAAALHLGPLLSEADRKYLTCDATREVWFQRHGQPIGAGRATRVVGRRLRRALEHRHPTCAVPGCGATRGLHAHHIRHWEDGGATELANLVLVCPYHHRLHHRGVITITGSADNLIVTDSTGRRLRAGSLARTPNRPPPAAPPCRGPTGERANWWWYEPFQPQPPPTNN
- a CDS encoding Na+/H+ antiporter, with product MFGLVVIVALVATVIVGTVLGKRYRVGPPVLLILLGALLGLIPRFGRTHLDGELVLLLFLPAILYWESMNTSFREIRANMRVIVLISVGLVIATAVAVSWTARAMGMESHAAAVLGAVLSPTDAAAVAGLAKRLPRRPLTVLRAESIINDGTALVLFAVTVAVATGSPAIGPAALVGRFVGSYLGGIVAGLAVGLVVTLLRHRLDAPLEEGALSIFTPFAAFLLAQTIGCSGVVAVLVAALVLSYVGPRVIRARSRLQAFAFWDLSTFLINGSLWVFVGVQIPGAVRGIAGADGGLRHAALVALAVTGVVVVTRFAWMEITTVVIRAVDRRAVQRARRVDWRQRTVSSWAGFRGAVSLAAALAVPLTTRSGAPFADRSLIIFVVSAVILVTVLVQGSTLPLVVRWARMPEDVAHAGEMQLARSRSAEAALDALPRVADEVGVSPQLLSRLEKEYEEHAALATANPDGPAGKSAAEQHDLVRRVRLGVLEYQRRAVTELRDQNRIDDIVLRELQAQMDLEEVALLDAADSE